GGATTTGAACCGGCGACCGCCTGCTCCCAAAACAGGCGCGCTACCAGGCTGCGCTACGCCCCGGCGCGTTCTCTCCGCAACACCTCTTTCAAGGGCGGGCGCATGGTACGCCAACGGGCCGCGCGGCGTCAAACCGCGGGCGCTCAGCCGTCGCGGCGCTCCCAGTCGAACGGGATGTCGTTGACGTCGGGGTCCCAGCGCTCCTCGTCGGGGTCCTTGGCGTCGTACGGCGCGTCGGTCAGCACGACGACGAGCGCCTCGGCGGGGCCGATCCCCTTCAGCCCGAACCAGACGCCGGGGGGGACGACGACCCGCAGCGGGGAGTGGTCGCCGAGGAAGAACTGCCGCAGCTCGCCGGAGGTCGGCGACTCCTCGCGCCCGTCGTAGAGGCCGAGGCGGACCATCCCGGAGACGACGGCGAGGGCGTCGGTCCGGCGGCTGTGCCGCCGCCAGGCCTTGACCACGCCGGGGTGGAGCGTCGTCAGGTGCACCTGCCCGAAGGCGGGCGTCCCCGGCACGTCGGCCCGGAACAGCTCGGCGAGCCGCCCGCGCTCGTCGGCCTTCACCTGCAGCGGCTGGACCAAGACCCCTTCGATCACGTCCCTGCCTCCCTCGCTGGCGGCGCCGATTATC
This region of bacterium genomic DNA includes:
- a CDS encoding dTDP-4-dehydrorhamnose 3,5-epimerase family protein — its product is MIEGVLVQPLQVKADERGRLAELFRADVPGTPAFGQVHLTTLHPGVVKAWRRHSRRTDALAVVSGMVRLGLYDGREESPTSGELRQFFLGDHSPLRVVVPPGVWFGLKGIGPAEALVVVLTDAPYDAKDPDEERWDPDVNDIPFDWERRDG